The Desulfonatronum thiosulfatophilum genome segment GCTGTCTTGCATGGCCTGCGCCGCCCAATCGGTCAGGCCGCTCTTATCCGCGGGCAACTGCACCACCGTCAGGACCAGCAGCAAGGTCAGCAGGCCGACAAAGCCCGCGGCAAGGAGATAGTGCATTCGACCCGGACATGACGCATCCTGATCCAGGCGGCACGGCAAGGCCTGGGATTGTTCAGAGAACAGATCATGTTCTCCCGGTCGGAACTGGTTCCGGTTATCGTCCATATCGCCATGATTGTGATTGTCATGGCGTTGACTGTCGCGATGTCGGTTCGGCTCGATCCCCTTGAACGTCCCGAAGAGAAGCACCCCGGCCAAACCGGCGCCCACCGCGGCCTCGGCCAGGGCGATGTCCGGGGCCTGCAGGCGAATCCAGGCCAGGGAAAGAAAAAGACCGAAGGAAACGAACAGCACCGTGGCCTGAAACAGATCCGACGCCAGCAGAAGCCGCCGACTGACCATCAGCAGGGCCCCCACCAGGAGCACGTCGAAAATCAGCATCAAGGTCATGTCCGCCCTTCCCTTTTCTTGCGCATGATGCTCTGTCCGATCAGAAAGCAGATGCTCGAACTGGCCGCCAGGGCCAACAGCCAAATCAATATGATTTTCAGGGATTCGCTGAGCGAGTCGCCGGTGAGCACCAGGGCCAGGGCAATCAGGCCCAGACCCAGGTTGTCCGCCTTGGTCAGGGCGTGAATCCGGCTCAGGGAATCCGGAAACCGCAGCAAGCCCACGGTGCCGGCCAGAAAAAAGAAGGCCCCGGCCACGCACAGGCCGCCGGAAAGTATCTGCAGAACGGTTGAGGCCATGTTCTAGTCTCCGCGTGCAGTGCGCCGATCGTCCTTTTCGACGTCGCCGTTGTCGATATCGCCGCGCACGAAAGCCACCACGGCCAGCACGGCCAGCAAGGCGAAGACCAGGGCGGCGTTGCGAATGGCCGGAACATCGAAGGCCGCGGCCAGGAGCAGCAGGATGGCCACGCCCGTGGTGCCGAAGAGTTGCACCGCCACCACCCGGTCCTCCTGTTCCGGACCGCGGAAAACCCGGACCAGTCCGACAAGCATGGTTGCGAGCAGAAAACAGGCAACCCCCAGGTAAAAACTCGGCATCAGCTATTCGCTCCCGTCATTTTTGTCCGTTACTCCGGCTTCTGCTTTCCTTCCTTGTAACCTTGGGAGAATGCGGCCTTGGCCTTTGAAAAACTCTCGGACCAGGTCTCCCAGGATTGCTCAAGTCCCTGTTTCAATCCCTCCCAGGAGGATTCTCCCGCTTCCTGCAATGCCGCGATCTTGTCTTCAACTTCATTGCGTTTGGTGCGCAATTCCTCCAGTCGGCGATGATATTCCAGTTTTGCTTCAGCCTTGACCAGGTCTGCCTGGGCCTCCAGCTTGTCGATCTCGGCATTCCAGACATCAATTTTGGCTTTCAATCCCTGAACATACGCTTCTCTTTTCTCATTCATGCTTCTTCCTTTTCGGCTTTGCCGGAACCTTGTTCCGACGTTAAAATGAAAATAATTATTTAGCCGCGCTTGACCAGTAATGGATCTGCCGCCTCCTGGATCAGTCGTCGGTCTCCTTGCGGAATTCGCGCACTGTATTCACCCAGGTCTCGTTCATTACGTGATAGGCATCCATGAA includes the following:
- a CDS encoding cation:proton antiporter, which translates into the protein MASTVLQILSGGLCVAGAFFFLAGTVGLLRFPDSLSRIHALTKADNLGLGLIALALVLTGDSLSESLKIILIWLLALAASSSICFLIGQSIMRKKREGRT
- a CDS encoding monovalent cation/H+ antiporter complex subunit F, translating into MPSFYLGVACFLLATMLVGLVRVFRGPEQEDRVVAVQLFGTTGVAILLLLAAAFDVPAIRNAALVFALLAVLAVVAFVRGDIDNGDVEKDDRRTARGD